The following proteins are encoded in a genomic region of Streptococcus equi subsp. equi:
- the merR_2 gene encoding transcriptional regulator, MerR family → MDNLFTLLIVYFRKQFEYLCPNCHTIFEPDFKEFALAGHTPRTRRLTCPHCHQKSYCLELAKEK, encoded by the coding sequence ATGGATAATCTTTTTACTTTATTGATCGTTTATTTTCGTAAACAATTTGAGTACCTATGTCCAAATTGTCATACTATTTTTGAACCAGACTTTAAAGAGTTTGCCTTGGCAGGTCACACACCAAGGACCCGCAGGCTGACCTGTCCTCATTGCCATCAAAAATCTTACTGCCTTGAATTGGCCAAGGAAAAATAA
- the ydiC gene encoding glycoprotease family protein, translated as MKTLAFDTSNKALSVALLDDGTLLADLTINVKKNHSISLMPAIDFLMSSADLKPKDLDRIVVAEGPGSYTGLRVATATAKMLAYSLSIDLVGVSSLYALAASTCRENPDSLVVPLIDARRRHVYVGYYHHQKAVKQDKYASFDAVLAELVSCDHVIFVGEVEGFAEDIRSALPEAKIKPSLPSAFEVGLLGSSLSADNVAAFVPQYLKRVEAEENWLKTHAAGDDSQYVKRV; from the coding sequence ATGAAGACACTTGCATTTGACACATCAAATAAGGCATTATCTGTTGCTCTATTAGACGATGGCACATTATTGGCTGATCTTACGATTAATGTTAAGAAGAATCACAGTATTAGTCTGATGCCGGCTATTGATTTTTTAATGTCCTCAGCTGACCTGAAGCCAAAGGATCTTGATCGGATCGTAGTAGCAGAAGGGCCGGGCTCCTATACTGGCTTGCGTGTTGCTACTGCTACAGCAAAAATGCTTGCTTATAGCCTAAGTATTGACCTCGTTGGCGTATCAAGCCTATATGCCCTAGCGGCTTCTACTTGCCGAGAAAACCCTGATAGCTTGGTTGTCCCTTTGATTGATGCTAGACGACGCCATGTTTATGTGGGCTATTATCACCATCAAAAAGCTGTGAAACAGGATAAGTACGCGTCCTTTGATGCTGTTTTAGCAGAACTGGTCTCTTGTGACCATGTGATTTTTGTTGGAGAAGTGGAGGGCTTTGCAGAGGACATTCGATCAGCCTTGCCAGAGGCCAAGATAAAGCCAAGTCTGCCATCGGCTTTTGAGGTTGGTTTGCTAGGCAGCAGCCTTTCAGCTGACAATGTAGCAGCCTTTGTCCCACAATATTTGAAGCGGGTCGAGGCAGAGGAAAACTGGCTCAAAACTCATGCTGCCGGTGATGACAGCCAGTATGTCAAGCGAGTTTAG
- the polC_1 gene encoding DNA polymerase III subunit epsilon, producing MKQLEAYIAFDMEFNTVNEVSHIIQLSAVKWHKHQEVDSFDSYVYTAVPLQSFINGLTGITSDKIVSAPKVDEVLDAFKQFVGDTPLIGYNAQKSDLPILAANGLDLSAQYAVDVFDEAYERRSSDLNGIANLRLQTVADFLGIKGRGHNSLEDARMTARVYEAFVEFDDNKSYLNKQKEAIADNPFAALGGLFD from the coding sequence ATGAAACAATTAGAAGCATATATTGCCTTTGATATGGAATTTAATACTGTCAATGAGGTTAGTCATATCATTCAGCTTTCAGCGGTCAAATGGCACAAGCATCAGGAGGTTGACAGCTTTGACAGCTATGTTTACACTGCTGTTCCCCTGCAAAGCTTTATCAATGGCCTGACAGGCATTACCTCAGATAAGATCGTATCAGCACCCAAGGTTGATGAGGTGCTTGATGCCTTTAAGCAATTTGTCGGTGACACGCCTTTGATAGGCTATAATGCACAAAAGTCTGATTTGCCTATTTTAGCAGCAAATGGCTTGGATCTGTCAGCGCAATATGCAGTCGATGTCTTTGATGAAGCCTATGAGAGACGAAGCAGCGACCTAAACGGGATTGCTAATCTTCGCCTGCAAACAGTTGCTGATTTTTTAGGGATAAAAGGAAGAGGACATAATAGCTTAGAGGACGCTCGTATGACAGCGCGTGTCTATGAAGCGTTTGTGGAATTTGACGACAATAAGTCTTACCTAAACAAACAAAAAGAAGCGATTGCAGATAACCCCTTTGCAGCTCTGGGAGGGCTTTTTGACTAG
- the merR_1 gene encoding transcriptional regulator, MerR family, which produces MSDIYSTGELAKAAGVTVRTVQYYDKRGILLPSQLTEGGRRIYTESDLERLKIICFLRDLDFSIEQIKRVLAEDNVMAVLDLLLVDHIQQLEQDLRTKKHQLDTAVKLLSGIRCSSSHSIKNLSDMSLTMNNQKAWRRLQLKMFSNIALAILVHVMLVLLTSYFHLSWLVWIEAPLWIIFLLY; this is translated from the coding sequence ATGTCTGATATTTACTCAACTGGTGAGCTAGCAAAAGCAGCAGGTGTCACTGTCAGGACAGTGCAATATTACGATAAGCGTGGGATTTTGTTGCCTTCCCAGCTTACTGAAGGTGGACGGCGGATTTACACCGAGTCAGATTTGGAGCGATTGAAAATCATTTGCTTCTTACGGGACCTAGATTTTTCCATTGAGCAGATTAAGCGCGTGCTAGCAGAAGACAATGTTATGGCGGTGCTTGACCTCTTGCTGGTGGATCATATCCAACAGCTGGAACAAGACTTAAGGACGAAAAAGCATCAGCTTGACACAGCTGTCAAGCTTTTGTCAGGTATTCGCTGCTCATCTAGTCACTCTATCAAAAACCTATCAGACATGTCACTTACCATGAACAATCAAAAAGCTTGGCGTCGTTTGCAGTTGAAAATGTTTAGTAATATTGCCCTAGCAATATTGGTTCATGTGATGTTAGTGTTACTAACTAGCTATTTTCATCTATCTTGGTTGGTATGGATAGAGGCTCCACTATGGATAATCTTTTTACTTTATTGA
- a CDS encoding DNA-binding protein produces MAIEKTVSELADILGVSRQAVNNRVKSLPEEDLDKNDKGVTVVKRSGLVKLEEIYKKTIFDDEPISEETKQRELLEILVDEKNTEITRLYEQLKAKDSQLAAKDEQMRIKDVQIAEKDKQLDQQQQLTAKAMADKETLKLELEEAKAEADQVRLQAEEIQSEMGPKKGFLNRLFGK; encoded by the coding sequence ATGGCAATAGAAAAGACAGTTAGTGAACTAGCTGACATTTTGGGAGTGAGCCGCCAGGCTGTCAATAATCGTGTCAAGTCCTTACCAGAGGAGGACCTTGATAAAAATGATAAAGGGGTCACTGTCGTTAAGCGTAGTGGCTTGGTTAAGCTGGAGGAAATCTACAAGAAAACCATTTTTGATGATGAGCCAATTAGTGAAGAGACCAAGCAGCGTGAGCTCTTAGAGATTCTGGTTGACGAAAAAAACACTGAAATCACTCGCTTATATGAGCAGCTAAAGGCAAAGGATAGCCAGCTGGCTGCTAAGGACGAGCAGATGCGTATTAAGGACGTTCAGATTGCCGAGAAGGACAAGCAGCTGGATCAGCAGCAGCAGCTGACAGCTAAGGCTATGGCAGACAAAGAGACCTTGAAGCTGGAGCTTGAGGAAGCAAAGGCTGAGGCTGATCAGGTACGACTGCAAGCAGAGGAGATACAGTCTGAAATGGGACCTAAAAAAGGTTTTTTAAATCGTTTATTTGGTAAATAA
- a CDS encoding hypothetical cytosolic protein, whose protein sequence is MMNMQNMMKQAQKLQKQMEQKQADLAAMQFTGKSAQELVTATFTGDKQLVSIDFKEAVVDPEDIETLQDMTAQAINAALAQIDEATKKTLGAFAGKLPF, encoded by the coding sequence ATGATGAACATGCAAAACATGATGAAGCAAGCGCAAAAGCTTCAAAAGCAAATGGAACAAAAGCAGGCTGACCTAGCAGCTATGCAATTTACAGGAAAGTCAGCTCAGGAGCTGGTCACTGCAACCTTTACAGGTGATAAGCAATTGGTTAGCATTGATTTCAAGGAAGCAGTCGTTGACCCAGAGGATATAGAGACACTTCAGGATATGACTGCTCAGGCCATCAATGCAGCCCTCGCTCAAATTGATGAGGCGACTAAGAAAACTCTAGGAGCCTTTGCTGGCAAGCTACCATTCTAA
- the gcp gene encoding putative DNA-binding/iron metalloprotein/AP endonuclease codes for MTDRYILAVESSCDETSVAILKNDNVLLTNIIASQVESHKRFGGVVPEVASRHHVEVITTCFDDALKEAQLEASDLTAVAVTYGPGLVGALLVGLAAAKAFAWANDLPLIPVNHMAGHLMAAREQGELEYPLMALLVSGGHTELVYVTEPGEYHIVGETRDDAVGEAYDKVGRVMGLPYPAGREIDQLAHQGTDTYHFPRAMMKEDHLEFSFSGLKSAFINLHHNAQQKGEELVLEDLCASFQAAVLDILLAKTKKALKQYPSKMLVVAGGVAANQGLRERLAEEITDIAVVIPPLRLCGDNAGMIALAAVVEYEKGHVAGLDLNAKPSLAFDSFHQQ; via the coding sequence ATGACAGATAGATATATTTTAGCAGTGGAGAGCTCTTGTGATGAGACAAGTGTTGCTATCTTAAAAAACGACAACGTCTTATTGACCAATATTATTGCTAGTCAGGTTGAAAGTCACAAGCGTTTTGGTGGAGTGGTTCCTGAAGTGGCTAGTCGTCATCATGTGGAGGTGATTACGACTTGCTTTGATGACGCACTCAAGGAGGCCCAGCTTGAGGCTTCTGACTTGACTGCGGTTGCGGTTACCTATGGACCAGGTCTGGTGGGGGCCTTGCTAGTTGGCCTAGCAGCAGCCAAGGCCTTTGCTTGGGCTAATGATTTGCCCTTGATTCCAGTCAATCATATGGCAGGGCACCTGATGGCGGCACGCGAGCAAGGAGAGCTGGAATACCCTCTTATGGCTCTCTTGGTTTCTGGTGGGCATACAGAGCTTGTCTATGTGACCGAGCCAGGAGAATATCATATTGTTGGAGAAACACGTGATGACGCAGTTGGTGAGGCCTATGATAAGGTAGGACGTGTGATGGGCTTGCCCTATCCTGCTGGTCGTGAGATTGATCAGCTAGCTCACCAAGGGACAGATACCTATCATTTTCCTCGTGCCATGATGAAAGAGGATCATTTAGAATTTTCTTTTTCAGGCCTAAAATCAGCCTTTATCAACCTGCACCATAATGCGCAGCAAAAGGGTGAGGAGCTTGTGCTTGAGGATCTCTGTGCTTCCTTTCAGGCTGCGGTGTTAGATATATTGTTAGCAAAAACGAAGAAGGCACTCAAGCAGTATCCATCAAAAATGCTAGTCGTTGCAGGTGGAGTGGCAGCTAATCAGGGACTTCGTGAGCGTTTAGCTGAGGAAATAACTGATATAGCTGTTGTGATACCACCTCTAAGATTGTGTGGAGATAATGCTGGTATGATTGCGTTGGCGGCGGTGGTTGAGTACGAGAAAGGGCATGTGGCAGGCTTGGATCTAAATGCTAAGCCGAGTCTAGCCTTTGATAGCTTTCATCAGCAGTAG
- the gsiA_2 gene encoding di-tripeptide transporter ATP-binding protein, producing the protein MTEARKKLIEVKNVSLTFNKGKKNEVKAIDRLSFDIYEGEVFGLVGESGSGKTTVGRAILKLYDISDGEIIFNGENVSQLKGKKLHSFRKHAQMIFQDPQASLNGRMKIRDIVAEGLDIHGLTASKAEREARVQELLKLVGLNQNHLTRYPHEFSGGQRQRIGIARALAVKPTFIIADEPISALDVSIQAQVVSLMQQLQKKRGLTYLFIAHDLSMVKYISDRIGVMHWGKMLEIGTSDEVYNHPIHPYTKSLISAIPEPDPEKERKRIAEVYDPSQELDGQERQMHEITPGHFVLATQAEAEQYRAECGL; encoded by the coding sequence ATGACAGAAGCTCGTAAAAAATTAATCGAAGTAAAGAATGTTTCCTTAACCTTTAACAAGGGGAAGAAAAACGAGGTTAAGGCTATTGATCGCCTTAGCTTTGACATTTATGAGGGGGAAGTATTTGGCCTTGTTGGGGAATCAGGCTCAGGCAAGACGACAGTTGGTCGAGCTATTTTGAAACTGTATGACATTAGTGATGGTGAGATTATCTTTAACGGAGAAAATGTCTCCCAATTAAAAGGGAAAAAGCTGCATAGCTTTCGTAAGCATGCACAAATGATCTTCCAAGATCCTCAGGCTAGTTTGAACGGCCGTATGAAAATTAGAGACATTGTTGCAGAGGGCTTAGACATTCATGGCTTGACAGCCTCAAAGGCAGAGCGTGAAGCAAGAGTCCAGGAGCTGTTAAAGCTTGTTGGGCTCAATCAGAACCATTTGACGCGCTACCCACATGAATTTTCCGGTGGTCAACGCCAGCGAATTGGCATTGCGCGTGCCTTGGCTGTGAAGCCGACCTTTATTATCGCAGATGAGCCGATTTCAGCGCTTGATGTGTCGATTCAAGCACAGGTAGTGAGTCTCATGCAGCAATTGCAAAAAAAGCGTGGCTTGACCTATCTCTTTATCGCTCACGATTTGTCTATGGTCAAATACATTTCAGACCGTATTGGTGTGATGCATTGGGGCAAAATGCTTGAGATTGGGACATCTGATGAGGTTTACAATCACCCGATTCACCCTTATACGAAAAGCTTGATCTCGGCCATTCCTGAGCCGGATCCTGAAAAGGAGCGTAAGCGTATTGCAGAGGTTTATGATCCTAGCCAGGAGCTAGATGGCCAAGAGCGACAAATGCATGAAATCACTCCTGGGCATTTTGTCTTAGCGACTCAGGCCGAAGCCGAGCAGTACCGAGCAGAGTGTGGCCTTTAA
- the rnjA gene encoding metallo-beta-lactamase superfamily protein,putative mRNA degradation ribonucleases J1/J2 yields MTNISLRPNEVGVYAIGGLGEIGKNTYGIEYQDEIIIVDAGIKFPEDDLLGIDYVIPDYSYIVDNLERVKALVITHGHEDHIGGIPFLLKQANVPIYAGPLALALIRGKLEEHGLLRDAVLYEINHNTELTFKHMSVTFFKTTHSIPEPLGIVIHTPQGKVICTGDFKFDFTPVGDPADLHRMAALGKDGVLCLLSDSTNAEIPTFTNSEKVVGQSIMNIIEGIHGRIIFASFASNIYRLQQAAEAAVKTGRKIAVFGRSMEKAIVNGIELGYIKVPKGTFIEPNEIKHYHASEILIMCTGSQGESMAALARIANGTHRQVSLQPGDTVIFSSSPIPGNTVSVNKLINTIQEAGVDVIHGKVNNIHTSGHGGQQEQKLMLSLIKPKYFMPVHGEYRMQKVHAGLAVDIGIPEENIFIMENGDVLALTSDSARIAGHFNAQDIYVDGNGIGDIGTAVLRDRRDLSEDGVVLAVATVDFETQMILAGPDILSRGFIYMRESGELIRESQRVLFNAIRIALKNKDASIQSVNGAIVNALRPFLYEKTEREPIIIPMVLTPDSQ; encoded by the coding sequence ATGACAAATATCAGTTTAAGGCCTAATGAGGTTGGGGTTTATGCGATTGGTGGTCTGGGAGAGATCGGCAAAAACACCTACGGTATTGAGTATCAAGATGAAATCATCATTGTCGATGCCGGTATCAAATTCCCAGAGGACGATCTGCTAGGGATTGACTATGTTATCCCCGATTACTCTTATATTGTTGACAATTTGGAGCGCGTCAAGGCTCTTGTGATTACTCATGGTCATGAGGATCATATTGGCGGTATTCCTTTTTTACTAAAGCAAGCTAATGTGCCTATATATGCAGGCCCCTTAGCTCTAGCTCTTATCCGAGGAAAGCTGGAGGAGCACGGTCTCTTACGCGATGCTGTGCTCTATGAGATTAATCACAATACCGAGCTCACCTTTAAGCATATGAGCGTTACCTTCTTTAAAACAACTCACTCTATTCCAGAGCCACTTGGGATTGTTATCCACACCCCACAAGGGAAAGTCATCTGTACTGGCGACTTCAAGTTTGACTTTACACCTGTTGGTGATCCGGCTGATCTACATCGCATGGCTGCTCTTGGTAAGGACGGGGTTCTTTGTCTATTGTCCGATTCGACAAATGCCGAGATACCAACCTTTACGAATTCTGAAAAGGTCGTTGGCCAGTCAATCATGAACATTATTGAAGGCATTCATGGACGTATCATTTTTGCTTCCTTTGCTTCAAATATCTACCGCTTGCAGCAGGCTGCAGAAGCCGCTGTTAAGACAGGGCGTAAGATTGCTGTATTTGGTCGTTCAATGGAAAAGGCTATTGTTAACGGTATTGAGCTTGGCTACATCAAGGTCCCAAAGGGAACCTTTATTGAGCCTAATGAGATTAAACATTACCACGCTAGTGAGATTTTGATCATGTGTACCGGCAGTCAAGGGGAGTCTATGGCCGCCCTTGCTAGGATTGCCAATGGTACCCACAGACAGGTCAGCTTACAGCCTGGAGACACTGTCATCTTTTCATCAAGTCCAATTCCTGGTAATACCGTCAGCGTCAATAAGCTAATCAATACGATTCAGGAGGCTGGAGTTGACGTTATTCATGGAAAGGTCAACAATATCCACACCTCCGGTCATGGTGGCCAGCAGGAGCAAAAGCTAATGCTTAGCCTTATTAAGCCAAAATACTTTATGCCTGTCCATGGTGAATACCGTATGCAGAAGGTTCATGCTGGGCTTGCTGTTGATATTGGGATTCCAGAGGAAAATATCTTTATCATGGAAAATGGTGACGTATTGGCCTTGACCAGTGATAGCGCTCGTATAGCCGGTCATTTCAATGCTCAGGACATTTATGTAGATGGCAATGGCATTGGAGATATTGGGACAGCAGTCCTTCGCGATCGTCGTGATCTTTCAGAGGACGGGGTTGTCCTTGCAGTGGCGACTGTTGATTTTGAGACACAGATGATCTTAGCCGGACCAGATATTCTCAGCCGCGGCTTTATCTACATGCGCGAGTCAGGCGAGCTCATCAGAGAGAGTCAGCGCGTGCTTTTCAATGCGATTCGTATCGCTCTGAAAAATAAGGACGCTAGTATCCAGTCTGTCAATGGTGCTATCGTTAATGCGCTTCGTCCCTTCCTTTACGAAAAGACAGAGCGCGAGCCTATTATCATTCCGATGGTTCTAACGCCTGATAGCCAATAG
- a CDS encoding exported protein → MTTMTTTKQSKTTLAARYLKLGLTSAMFAGGAFLALGSAPAVSASTHAGNDQPATQRLTDQEIYERAQKLDLPDYVRGSIYGILNQNSSVTYPKDIAGLEQSEAPQPPAAPQLTDQDAQKLDLPDYVRGSIYGILNQNSSVTYPKDIAGLEQSEAPQPPAAPQLTDQDAQQLDLPDYVRGSIYGILNQNSSITYPRDY, encoded by the coding sequence ATGACAACAATGACTACAACAAAACAATCAAAGACAACTCTAGCAGCTCGTTATTTGAAGCTTGGTCTTACTTCAGCAATGTTTGCTGGAGGAGCCTTTCTAGCTCTAGGCTCAGCACCGGCTGTCTCTGCTTCTACCCATGCTGGTAATGATCAGCCAGCGACTCAACGCTTAACTGATCAGGAGATCTACGAACGTGCTCAAAAGCTAGACTTGCCAGACTATGTGAGAGGCTCAATCTACGGTATTCTCAACCAAAACTCAAGTGTTACTTATCCAAAGGATATAGCAGGTCTAGAGCAGTCAGAAGCTCCACAACCCCCTGCAGCTCCACAGCTCACTGACCAAGATGCTCAAAAGCTGGACTTGCCAGACTATGTGAGAGGCTCAATCTACGGTATTCTCAACCAAAATTCAAGTGTTACTTATCCAAAGGATATAGCCGGTTTAGAGCAGTCAGAGGCTCCACAACCCCCTGCAGCTCCACAGCTCACTGACCAAGATGCTCAACAGCTAGACTTGCCAGACTATGTGAGAGGCTCAATCTACGGTATTCTCAATCAAAACTCAAGCATTACTTATCCGCGCGATTATTAA
- a CDS encoding putative transcriptional regulator, with amino-acid sequence MIYKVFYQETKERSPRRENTQALYLDIDAASELEGRIKARKMVEEHTDYNVEFIELLSDKHLDYEKETGVFTLTEF; translated from the coding sequence ATGATTTATAAAGTTTTCTACCAAGAAACAAAGGAACGCAGTCCGCGTCGTGAAAACACACAGGCCCTATACCTAGATATAGACGCTGCAAGTGAGCTTGAGGGGCGTATCAAAGCCCGCAAGATGGTTGAAGAGCACACCGATTACAATGTCGAATTCATCGAGCTGCTCTCAGACAAGCACCTAGACTACGAAAAAGAAACTGGTGTTTTCACATTAACGGAGTTTTAA
- the rpsN2 gene encoding 30S ribosomal protein S14, translating to MAKKSKIAKYHKQLQLIEQYADLRRELKAKGDYEALRKLPRDSNPNRLKNRDRIDGRPHAYMRKFGVSRINFRELAHKGQLPGITKASW from the coding sequence ATGGCAAAGAAGTCAAAAATTGCTAAATACCATAAGCAGCTCCAACTGATTGAACAGTATGCTGACCTTCGTCGCGAGCTTAAAGCAAAGGGTGATTATGAAGCACTGCGCAAATTGCCACGTGATTCAAATCCAAATCGCTTGAAAAATCGTGATAGAATTGATGGCCGTCCCCATGCTTACATGCGTAAGTTTGGTGTCAGCCGTATCAATTTTCGTGAGCTAGCTCACAAAGGCCAACTACCAGGAATCACTAAGGCTAGCTGGTAA
- a CDS encoding acetyltransferase (GNAT) family protein: MSIQEKAAAVYQVLKEVYGQSPWTLKQIVSDMQQEHVDYFTFYHQETLLGFLAIQQLPGEMEITNLAVLPSYQGQGIASWLMGQLDGFEGVIFLEVRASNHRAQQLYLKHGFEVVGQRSNYYHDPIEAALIMRREGKNDR; the protein is encoded by the coding sequence ATGTCTATCCAAGAAAAAGCAGCAGCTGTCTATCAGGTGCTAAAAGAGGTCTATGGTCAATCCCCTTGGACCTTAAAGCAGATAGTGTCTGATATGCAGCAGGAGCATGTTGATTATTTTACCTTTTATCATCAGGAGACCCTGCTAGGTTTTTTAGCGATTCAACAGCTGCCAGGAGAAATGGAAATCACTAATCTAGCTGTTTTGCCAAGCTATCAGGGGCAAGGGATTGCCTCTTGGCTCATGGGACAGCTAGATGGCTTTGAGGGAGTGATATTTCTTGAGGTTAGAGCGTCAAACCATAGGGCGCAGCAGCTTTACCTTAAGCATGGCTTTGAGGTGGTAGGCCAGCGTAGCAATTATTATCATGATCCAATAGAAGCAGCCTTGATCATGAGGCGGGAAGGAAAGAATGACAGATAG
- a CDS encoding membrane protein produces the protein MMAAISSSYYGYKTLLLDKNKRLGKKLAGTGGGRCNVTNSGSHDELIAGIPGNGRFLYSVFSQFDNHDIIAFFKENGVTLKEEDHGRMFPTTDQSKTIINALEQKIKSLGAQVLISTEIVSVKKRNNLFYLKSVDQTFSCERLIVATGGKSYPSTGSTGFGYDIARHFNIAVTELEAAESPLLTDFPHKALQGISLADVTLSCGKHQITHDLLFTHFGLSGPAALRLSSFVKGGDIAELDLLPQTSAAELLSYLAQHREKALKNALKTLMPERVADFLAKGYPEKGKQLTPTQTQELVNRIKQLPIPITGKISLAKSFVTKGGIDLKEINPKTLESKKVAGLYFAGEVLDVNAHTGGFNITAALCSGWVAGSSQS, from the coding sequence ATGATGGCAGCCATCTCTAGTAGCTACTATGGCTACAAGACACTCCTACTTGACAAAAACAAGCGCCTAGGCAAAAAGCTAGCAGGGACTGGAGGAGGACGCTGCAATGTCACCAATAGCGGAAGCCATGATGAGCTAATCGCGGGCATTCCCGGTAACGGGCGCTTTCTCTATAGCGTCTTTTCCCAATTTGATAATCATGACATCATTGCCTTTTTCAAGGAAAATGGGGTGACCCTCAAGGAAGAGGATCATGGACGCATGTTTCCTACGACCGATCAATCAAAGACGATTATCAATGCGCTGGAGCAAAAAATCAAGTCACTAGGAGCTCAGGTGCTGATCAGTACCGAGATTGTCTCGGTCAAAAAGCGGAATAACCTTTTTTACCTCAAATCAGTTGATCAAACCTTCAGCTGCGAGAGGCTTATCGTGGCAACAGGAGGCAAGTCCTACCCATCTACTGGATCGACAGGCTTTGGCTATGATATTGCTCGCCACTTTAACATAGCTGTCACCGAGCTAGAGGCTGCGGAAAGCCCCTTATTAACAGACTTTCCACATAAGGCTCTGCAGGGGATTTCACTTGCTGATGTGACCCTTAGCTGTGGGAAACATCAGATCACTCACGATTTGCTTTTTACCCATTTTGGGTTGTCAGGCCCCGCTGCTCTCAGGCTTTCCTCCTTTGTTAAGGGAGGTGACATCGCAGAGCTTGACCTGCTGCCACAAACCTCCGCAGCTGAGCTGCTCAGCTATCTAGCGCAGCACCGGGAAAAGGCCCTTAAAAATGCGCTCAAGACTTTGATGCCTGAGCGAGTCGCTGATTTTTTAGCAAAGGGCTATCCAGAAAAAGGAAAGCAGTTAACTCCCACACAGACTCAGGAGCTCGTCAACAGGATTAAGCAATTACCGATTCCAATCACAGGAAAAATATCTCTGGCCAAATCCTTTGTAACCAAGGGTGGCATTGACTTAAAAGAAATCAACCCTAAGACCCTAGAAAGCAAAAAGGTCGCGGGACTTTACTTTGCTGGTGAGGTCTTAGATGTTAATGCTCATACAGGTGGCTTTAACATTACAGCTGCCCTCTGCTCTGGCTGGGTGGCAGGAAGCTCGCAAAGCTAA
- a CDS encoding membrane protein yields the protein MFYLLLPPLICSVVFLAVYIKEPRTLWLGASFVTTLGVSLLCAMIYIFSIEEKLQGVGILVLGVIGFLAIVWLMSSPFILLLFLSFNGIRLIKREGLSFRNLLLIGSAVLLFVHPFISRLLLESIGDSKLLRIMYETSDLLILYLLLIVSVYTISSMLNTFYFRKTKEDYIIVLGSGLNGDQVTPLLASRINKGIQIYQKNPGSKLIMSGGKGADELIAEGEAMCRYAIQQGIKSEDILVENQSRNTRENILLSKQLIPSGASFCLVTNRYHLFRALLLAKELALPCRCYGAKTKLYFSMNAFIREIVGYLQLKKKQHLLAMLILTVGYIAIRVVMIYMLHI from the coding sequence ATGTTTTATTTATTGCTTCCCCCATTGATTTGCAGTGTGGTATTTTTGGCTGTCTATATTAAGGAGCCAAGAACGCTGTGGCTAGGAGCTAGCTTTGTGACGACCCTAGGTGTTAGTCTCTTGTGTGCTATGATTTACATTTTTTCAATCGAAGAAAAGCTTCAGGGAGTTGGTATCCTAGTGCTAGGTGTTATTGGGTTTCTTGCGATTGTATGGTTGATGTCTAGTCCCTTTATCCTCTTGCTCTTTCTAAGCTTTAATGGCATTAGGCTCATCAAAAGAGAGGGGCTTTCCTTTCGGAATTTATTGCTGATTGGCTCAGCGGTGCTATTGTTTGTACATCCTTTTATCAGCAGACTATTGTTAGAGAGTATCGGTGATTCAAAGCTTTTAAGGATCATGTATGAAACGAGTGACCTCTTAATCCTTTACCTCTTGTTAATCGTATCAGTCTACACCATCTCAAGCATGCTGAATACCTTTTACTTCAGAAAAACCAAGGAGGATTATATTATTGTGCTGGGCAGCGGCTTAAATGGAGACCAGGTCACCCCCTTGCTAGCTAGCCGCATTAATAAGGGCATTCAGATTTACCAGAAAAATCCTGGCAGCAAGCTGATCATGTCTGGTGGCAAAGGGGCTGATGAGCTAATAGCTGAGGGTGAGGCGATGTGTCGCTATGCAATCCAGCAAGGAATCAAAAGTGAAGATATATTAGTTGAAAACCAATCCAGAAACACCAGAGAAAATATTCTGTTGTCTAAGCAATTAATACCATCTGGAGCTTCCTTTTGCTTGGTGACCAATCGTTACCACCTGTTTAGAGCCTTATTACTGGCTAAGGAGCTAGCCTTGCCTTGCAGGTGCTATGGGGCAAAAACAAAGCTCTACTTTAGTATGAATGCCTTTATCAGAGAGATTGTTGGCTATCTCCAATTAAAGAAAAAGCAGCACCTGCTGGCAATGCTCATCTTAACAGTAGGCTATATAGCCATAAGAGTGGTGATGATCTATATGCTGCACATTTGA